A window from Phalacrocorax aristotelis chromosome 5, bGulAri2.1, whole genome shotgun sequence encodes these proteins:
- the TLK1 gene encoding serine/threonine-protein kinase tousled-like 1 isoform X2 codes for MDELHSLDPRRQELLEARFTGVVSGSTGSTGSCSVGAKASTNNESSNHSFGSLGSLSDKESETPEKKQSEPSRGRKRKADTQSESSQGKNIGGRGHKISDYFEYQGGNGSSPVRGVPPAIRSPQNSHSAPSSVRQNSPSPTSLAFGDHPITQPKQLSFKITQTDLTMLKLAALESNKNQDLEKKEGRIDDLLRANCDLRRQIDEQQKLLEKYKERLNKCISMSKKLLIEKSTQEKLASREKSMQDRLRLGHFTTVRHGASFTEQWTDGFAFQNLVKQQEWVNQQREDIERQRKLLAKRKPPTTNNSQAPSANSEPKQRKNKAVNGAENDPFVRPNLPQLLTLAEYHEQEEIFKLRLGHLKKEEAEIQAELERLERVRNLHIRELKRINNEDNSQFKDHPTLNERYLLLHLLGRGGFSEVYKAFDLYEQRYAAVKIHQLNKSWRDEKKENYHKHACREYRIHKELDHPRIVKLYDYFSLDTDTFCTVLEYCEGNDLDFYLKQHKLMSEKEARSIVMQIVNALRYLNEIKPPIIHYDLKPGNILLVDGTACGEIKITDFGLSKIMDDDSYGVDGMDLTSQGAGTYWYLPPECFVVGKEPPKISNKVDVWSVGVIFFQCLYGRKPFGHNQSQQDILQENTILKATEVQFPVKPVVSNEAKAFIRRCLAYRKEDRFDVHQLANDPYLLPHMRRSNSSGNLHMTGLAASPTPPTSSIISY; via the exons GCCTCAACAAATAACGAAAGTTCAAATCACAGTTTTGGAAGCTTGGGGTCTTTAAGTGATAAAGAATCAGAG actccagagaagaaacagtcagaaccttccagaggaagaaaaagaaaagcagacactCAAAGTGAAAGCAGCCAag GAAAGAATATTGGGGGACGTGGTCACAAGATTAGTGACTATTTTGAG TACCAAGGTGGAAACGGCTCTAGTCCAGTGCGAGGAGTACCTCCTGCAATCCGGTCTCCTCAGAATTCACATTCCGCTCCTTCTTCT GTTCGACAGAATAGTCCTTCTCCTACTTCATTAGCTTTTGGGGACCACCCTATCACGCAACCAAAGCagttatcttttaaaattactcaG aCTGATCTCACAATGCTGAAATTAGCTGCActagaaagtaataaaaatcaagacttggaaaagaaagaaggtcGTATAGATGACTTACTCAGG GCTAACTGTGATCTTAGAAGACAAATAGATGAACAACAAAAGctacttgaaaaatataaagaaaggttaaataaatgtatttccatGAGCAAGAAGCTTCTAATTGAAAAG agtACACAGGAAAAGCTGGCAAGCAGAGAGAAGAGCATGCAAGACAGATTACGCCTGGGGCATTTTACAACAGTTCGTCATGGTGCTTCATTTACTGAACAGTGGACAGATggctttgcatttcaaaatcttGTGAA GCAGCAAGAATGGGTGAATCAACAAAGGGAAGACattgaaaggcaaagaaagctCCTGGCCAAGAGAAAGCCTCCAACTACAAATAATTCTCAGGCACCATCTGCCAATTCTGAACccaagcagaggaaaaataaagctgtgaatGGGGCAGAAAACGATCCCTTTGTTAGACCCAATTTACCACAGCT tttgactcTAGCTGAGTATCatgaacaggaagaaatttTCAAACTTCGATTAGGACATCTCAAAAAG GAGGAGGCTGAAATACAAGCAGAACTTGAACGTTTGGAAAGAGTTAGGAATCTTCACATAAGAGaactgaaaagaataaataatgaaGATAATTCACA aTTTAAAGATCACCCCACGTTGAATGAACGGTATTTGTTACTCCATTTACTTGGCCGAGGTGGCTTCAGTGAAGTATACAAG gCTTTTGATCTTTATGAACAAAGATATGCTGCTGTGAAGATTCACCAGCTTAACAAAAGCTGGAgggatgaaaagaaagaaaactaccACAA ACATGCCTGCAGAGAATATAGAATACACAAAGAACTGGATCACCCCCGGATAGTTAAACTATATGACTACTTCTCCCTGGATACAGATAC GTTTTGCACGGTGTTAGAATACTGTGAAGGCAATGACTTGGATTTCTATCTCAAGCAACATAAATTGATGTCAGAGAAGGAAGCTAGGTCCATTGTAATGCAAATAGTAAATGCACTACGATATCTCAATGAGATCAAGCCCCCTATTATACACTATGATCTTAAACCAG GTAATATCCTCCTTGTAGATGGAACAGCATgtggagaaataaaaattactgattttGGCCTGTCCAAAATAATGGATGATGATAGCTATGGTGTGGATGGAATGGATTTAACTTCACAGGGAGCAGGAACTTACTG gtaCTTGCCTCCAGAGTGTTTTGTAGTTGGCAAAGAGCCACCAAAGATTTCTAATAAGGTTGATGTATGGTCAGTTGGAGTCATCTTTTTCCAATGCCTTTATGGTAGAAAG CCATTTGGCCACAATCAATCACAGCAAGATATCTTACaagaaaatacaatattaaAAGCCACAGAAGTTCAGTTCCCTGTCAAACCTGTTGTAAGCAATGAAGCCAAG GCCTTTATCAGACGCTGTTTAGCATACCGAAAAGAGGATAGATTTGATGTCCACCAGCTGGCTAATGATCCTTATCTTCTCCCTCATATGAGGAGATCAAATTCTTCAGGAAACTTGCATATGACTGGGCTAGCAGCATCCCCTACGCCACCTACTTCAAGCATTATCTCGTACTGA